The genomic interval AGCAGACAGACTGGCGGAGCTGTCAACTTGGCCAGTGCTCTGAGGTCTACGGTGGTGAGaatgagaaggggggagttgggagcAGAGTTTAAACAGGCGTATTACTGGGCGCCGTTTGTGCTTCATGGCCTGTGGCTTTTTCCAGCGGGTTATCGAGCTCCTCCGGAATAAGGACCACcacgccaccaccagcgccaccaccatcaaaaaATCCAgcgttggttttggtttctcaccaagctcaaggttGTGAAGAAAGGGGGCTTTGCTGTGCGCCGAACTCAATACTTTGTGGCGGCCAATGTAGAGTTGGCTGGTTTAAGCTCGGTTTCCTTCCTTTCGCAACACCAAGCTTTGCAAACACTTGTAGTCTGATTCCGCAACAGAATTGTACTATTGACAATCCTTGACCACCAAATTCACTTTCTCTTTCCCCGCGCAGAAAGATAGTCCGCAGATCTCGTCGTCTTGCAGAGAAAAGCGAACGAGCTTTCCGCTGGGGATCTCTCCGGTTCGTCACATCTGTCTTGAAGTCGAACTACAAAAGTACACATGCAAGACATGCGAAAGAAGATATCGGTGGGAATTCAACGGCCCCTGTGTTTGGGACTGTATCGCAACGATCGGGCGAGCTATGGGAGACCGGAAGATctcggaggggttggcgcCAGAGCTCAACACATATTCGCCGAGCGATTCCGCCGTCTGGAACACCTGATACTTGAGCCCTGGCGACCATGGTCGCACGGTGAAATGCGGCGGCTGGCCGAGTGTATGTGTTCGCCTCAACGCTAGTCAACCGTAATTATCGCACGCATCAATATGCCAATATTGTTGCCATAGACCTCATCAGTCATTTTAGgcaacttctcccccacaCCCTAAAGAACATTTCAGTGTTTGAACATTTCAGCGACGATGTCATTCACTATTTCAGGTTGCCTGTTCAGGTGGCAACCACGACGTCTGTGTGGCAGATCCGGAGGGAAGCAAGCATTAGAAAAGCGTGGACGAGGCCTGAGGCGTAGACAGTCACATTttgggagttgttggagaggtgtCTGTTTGGAGTCTTCAGTCTTGCTTGTTTGGGGCCTCAGGGGTCACTCCATCTCAAGAGAATTATTGCCTGATACTTTTGCCCTCGTGAGCAGGTTTCGTCATGGGCTATTGTCATTATTGAGTCACGGGTTCAATAGCGGGCACCTTGATGGTTTGATGGTAGCAGATACCTGAGGCATCTTGTGGTAgcaggttggggttggtgagcatCTAGGTCGTCCAAGAGACATGGGTAAaaatggcgagggaggaagCCATTTCTACGAAGGCCGTGATACTATGTCTGATTAAGGTAGGGAGGACTTTTCTGAGATTTAATTTGGGTATGTGTGGCCTTTGTTTATGTAGATGTCTGTGGACTTTGTGCTGCCGTCTGATGTACCCAAACATCAGAGGATGATCCTCCCTGACCTCCATACGACTCTCGCTTGCTCCCTGCTCGTCAATAAATGAAATGACGTAGTCACCTGGGGGCTGACCGATGTCGTTCCTGCCTTCGTTGGTAAATACACCCAACACTTTTTATTGTGCCCCAGGCCATAATAGCTGGTGATCAGAGTTTTTTTCTCGCGTCCTCAAGACTCTCGGCCCCTCATAtttcctcctcgctctcttcttcctgctctttCATctttcaccctcctcttttctctttaccTTTTAGCATCGACCTTTCACCGTTCACCTTTCACCCCTTATCCCATCCACACTTTTCGACTCTTTTTTCACCAGAACAACATCAAAGAGTCGAAAGAAAACATGGCCTCCATGATGGGAGATCCCAGCTACAATCTCGTCGACATGGCCGCCACGACGGTCAACGTCAAAGAGGGGCTCATCGAGACGTCCGTCATGATGGTCAACCCCAAGCACGAGCCCATCGATGTCTCCACTGAcgacttcctcctcaacttcgccatcaccactttCACTTCCGCCACGGACCAGGCCCACGACGACCATATGCAGGCCCTCGGCCATCTATTCCTTGAAAAGGCCGGCGCCGCCCGCCTCGAGGCACATCCGCCCTTGGATTTCGCCACGCATGAGGAGTGCCACAGTACTTCCAAGCTGCTTCTCTCTGGCGGTGCGAACTTTCCCTCTGGCAGTGCGGACCTTTCCTCTGGCAGCGCTGGCTTGAAAAGAACCGGTCACGATTCACCCATCGATTCAGCCGCCTCGATGACCTCGGACAGTTCACCCAGTTCGACGACGTCCCCTCGCAGCTCGCCCAGCTCCACGTCCACGGACGACGCCGTGTTTTTTGCCCTCGCGGATGGAcacgaggaagaaaagaaggaacaCTCCCTGGGAGAGCCAGAAAAGGGCACTCTGGCCTAGTACGCCTGGGTCAACATTCACGACTACTGCTGGGAAAAGGCCTCGGAAATGGACGACCTGCCCGTCGAGATGACAGAGGACGAGTTCATCGACGAGGGCGCGAGCTACTACATGGATCTTCCCCTTCAATACGCCGTTGCGAGGGCCTATTCGCGCATCATGCTTGACGGAGAGGATTTTCCGTTGAATGAGTGGTCTCTTTTTGATCAGGTCCCGGAGCTGATGGATTGGGAGTTTTCTCATGGGACTTGTCATGTCAAGGGCTTGATCGAGTTTTGCTGCGGGCATGTTGCTAGGGCGTATGAGGATTGGGAGTCGGGGAGGGATGCGGAGGTCACTCTTGTGTGAATTGACttttttgaggggggtgggtttggtgtgTGTAGAGAGGCTTGGAGATGTGATGGATTTGGCGGGAGGCACAAACCCAAAGGGCCGTTCAGGATGTGTAGCTGTTTGGTCACAGACGGGATCAGAAGGTGTGGAGCCCTTGGGGATTGTGGATTTGCAAAGGATAGCGCTGGAGGTTTCTGTATAATGGGATTTGTTGGTCTGGGTATCAGGTtcgagtttggggaggttggggggtttgatgtggggggtttggtggtgatgaactCTGTGCCTTGGGCATGGTGAATATTTGAGGCGTGGGAGGTTGTTTGTAACTGGGCAAAGTGCATCTCGACGTAATTGTGCATGCTACAGCGTAGTCAGAGTCCCTGCCATAGAAGCCGTAACCTGAAATCAGCATTGTCGGGGGCAGATTTATCCCCGAGTGTTTTTTAATGCCTGGACTGACGTCAGCttgtgtgtgatgtgtgaTGTGAAGAGTGAAAAGGGAGAAGCCCAAAGAAAACACCGTTTGAGGAAGGCGGGAATATGATGTGGCCGAGCAGCAGAAGGTAAACAAGAGTGAGTTGCAGAGAATGTTAATATTCAATGTTAAAAATAATGTGAAAGAGGAGAGCGTTTGTCTccgtggtgttgatgtgccAAGCCTACGGCCCGCTTGCATCATCCCGGGAGGCGGCCCCACCATCCCGATGGCGACCCCGCGTGGGGAGGACATCAGCGCCGACGATGTTGAACGGCTGCTAGTTTATTGGAAATATTGGCCAAGGCAAAAGACGATATGTATATAATATAGATTCCTGTCTGGTGCATAGAGAACGGCAAAAGGGACGTCTATGCACCCCTCGCACTTCACCAGTTTTCGGagagcaccagcaccggACAAACGGAACCAAACCCCACGCCCTCGGGATCAGATCGCGCGCCTTCGAGACGGATTTGAGTGTATTTCCTGGGTACCTTAAGCTAGAATGACTTGGACTGAGATCTATTTGTCAATTGCTTTTGATTGCACTGATCGCACTGTCTTGGGTTTGACGACTTGTCCACATGCCCGACTGATCCGGCCGGATGACAATGCCGCGGCGGCAGGGCGGGCACCGGGTAGCGATCGCCGAATGCAACCGGCCCTGCtgggctgctggggctggATATGTACAGCCCCTCAATCTTGGCTGCTGAGTGTCGCATTTCCTTCAACGCTCGACCGCACGCTCGAATCGATTCTTTTGACAGACACGACGTTTCAAAAGCCTACACGGACGGCGCATACTTGATCAAATATTCACGGAAAGACACACTTTTACCAATAGATTGTCTCGCGCACCATCCACAACCCCACACACCCCGTTCCCGCCTTGCTCCTCGTCGCAAACCTTGGCTCGGTTCGCTCTCCGTGGCAAAACCTGCCAGAGTTACACATAGGGCGAGCAGTCATACGATGCCTCCCGCGCCCTGACACGATCTGCTATATTTGACACAGGTATCGAAATCGGACAGCACAATATGCGCGCGCCGCTTGTGGCAGGTGTTCCTTGCAAGAGGGCCCTGACGACGACGTCACTATCACGACCGGTAGTAGTTCGGACGGGAGGAGCAACGTCGCGACGAACGCTTTCTACCAACGCTCGAACCCTCCGACCTGCGAACAAGCCGACCGAGCTGTCATGTTTGCGacctggggggagggtggcctACCCGGCTGTTTTCAGTGCTGGGCAAAGGAGGCGGAAGGCGTCTGCTGTCGCGACTGCTGCTACTActtttgaggatgggggggtgccGGTCGAGGAGGGGATATCCCTAAAAGAAcatggggaggtgaaggaggtgaggaatgAGAAGGATGTTGGGCCTGCGGAGGAGTATGATAGaagagtggaggaggggttgttgaggaatgACGAGCATCAACGAGGTGAGTGATCATAACgacaagaaggggaagagatgGGTGGCTAACTGCGGTTTGTGTGCAGGAATCATCCAAAGCCTACAGCATCTCCACGAGGAACTGCGACACTACACCGCGCCACCTGTCGTCCGACCCACACTTGAGAGCCTAAAGCCGCAAAAGAGTTTATTTTCTTGGTTTGGCAAGGACACCAAGCCGACGATTGGGAAGATTCCTGGCAATTTGCCAAGGGGGTTATACCTCTACGGCGACGTCGGGTGCGGAAAGACAATGATGATGGATCTGTTCTACGACACGCTCCCGCAGTCGGTCAAGTCCAAGACGAGGATACACTTCCACAATTTCATGCAGGATGTCCACAAGCGGCTTCACAAGATGAAGATGCAATATGGCAGTGATGTCGACTGCGTCCCGTTTGTCGCGGCCGAGATTGCAGAGCAGGGGAATGTCTTGTGTTTTGACGAGTTTCAGTGCACCGATGTGGCGGACGCCATGATtttgaggaggctgctggagGCGTTGATGTCGCatggggtggtgctggtcaCGACGAGCAACAGGCATCCGGATGAGCTGTACATGAATGGGATCCAGCGCGAGAGTTTCATACCGGCGATTCATCTGCTGAAAAACAGGCTGCATGTTATCAATTTGGACTCGACGACGGATTACCGCAAGATTCCGAGGCCACCGTCGGGGGTGTACCACACCCCGCTCGACGCCCATGCTGCTTCTCACGCCGAGAAGTGGTTTCGTTTTTTGGGTGATCCCGAGTCGCCGGAGCCGCATCCTGAGGTGCAgaaggtttgggggagggagattaTCGTGCCGAGGGTGAGTGGGAGGTGTGCGTGGTTTACGTTTGATGAGTTGATTGGCAAGCCGACCAGCGCGGCGGATTACATCGAGCTCATGCGCTCGTATGACGCGTTCATCGTTACGGAGGTTCCCGGGATGACATATCGGCAGCGGGATCTTGCGAGGAGGTTTATCACTTTTATTGATGCCGTGTACGAGTCACATGCGAAGCTGGTGCTCACCACTGCTGCGCCGTTGAGGGAGCTGTTTGTCTCCAAAGCGGAGATTCGGGAGTCGCTGAAGGCGGCAGGCAGAAGCAGCGAGGTGCTGGATGATAGCTCGGTGGAGGACGTGATGAGTCACATGATGGATGACCTGGAGCACAACGCCGAGCAGCTGTCAAAGTCGAATCTGTTTACgggcgatgaggaggctTTTGCTTTTGCGAGGGCgctgtcgaggttgacggaGATGGGGAGCAAGATgtgggtggagagggggatggggttggagagtcagggggggaagaaggagagggatgatTGGGCCAAGACGAGGAGCAGGCAGATGGAGGATAGTATGTAGTTTCCTTTTGTCTATGTAAAGCGCGCGGCATTGGGTGGGTGGCAAAGCATTTGCGGCGTTGCAGGATGGACTGGATAGTGGCTACCGAGGTGGTGCTTTTTGAGTATATGTTTTGGATAGTGTCAGAATACATCGTTCTCGTCCACATACCTCCTTTATCATTTCTCATCTCATGTCCTTCGTCTCATCCATTTATTTCCCTTCCTGTCCTCTAATAAATCCCCGGGATcaaaacccacccaaccctctgCTTATGCTGCGTCCAAGCCCCCCCATACCGGTTGCTCATATACTCATCCATCAATCCCACACTCTCCCCCGCAAAGTGACCAGCATGcgccaaccccatccccagcccagcccaccaaccccccgccGCGATCCCGAAACCCGTCCTCCAGAGGACGTAACCCCCATAATTCGGATGCCTACTCAGActccacaaccccctatCACAAATCTTCCCCTCATTGACTCTGATCTGTTTCCCCCCGACAgcaatcctctcctccttgaaaaagctcctctgcctctccgAAATCGTCTCGACCGCCAACCCAACCGCAAACATCAGGctccccaccaacaccggcaacggcagctcggcctcccccaacaacggcaccctcacccccttcagCAGAGCCGTGCTCGTCTTGGGCAACAGATACAACAGACTATTCACCGCGTTCGCCGCCGTCTCCAGCAGCGCGACAAAAaccgccatcctcggcgTCATGGGCTCCCGAGCGATAAACCCCGCCCAGTACGCCTGTTTGAGTCTGCTCAGCCTCCCCATCCAGGATAAAATCTCCCCTGTAGGCGTCTGCCCCAGCAACCCAGGGTTGATGACCGCGACCCCGAGCTTAGGCAGCAGTTTCAACAGCGGGCTCTTGGGCGACAGTAAGTATGACTGCAGGAGTGGTTCGATAGCACGGAGGCCGATGAAGGTGAGCGTGCCGGCCGGGTTGGGCGTGTAGTTCCCCCGGGGTATCATGTCCCTCGGCGAGGCCAGGCTCATGGGCGATGGGTTGTCCAACCCCAAGTCTTCTCTCGGTTCCCCTTCCGGCTGTGACGACTCCTCGGGGACTACTTTGGACAGGAGCTCAGAAGGCAGAGGTTGGGACGGCAGGGGCGTGTAGAACGAGTTTGACGGCGTGGGGACGACAACcggctcttcctcctcgtcatagTCCGAGGACCCACCCATGATGGCGGTTTCATAGACGGATGCTGTGTCGTCCATTGTTGTTTTGCTGATTGTGTCTTGTTGTCttgtgtgtggtgtttgtggtaaacgaccaaaaaaaacaaaacaaaaaaacagaaaaaaggTAACAAAATGAAGGGtaaaaagaaagataaaaaaaaaagaaatgcGGGGTAGCAAAACTGAGGGGATTGACACCCGAGGTTTATGACTACCTCTCCCCAAACAGTGGAGGGCATGTCGTTGAGTCGTTTGGCGCAGGTCATGGTGGAGACCCGACAGCTCATCATACGTCTTGGCATCGGGTTTCGAGCGCTTCTGTGGAGGCCCAGTGAAGGCCCGATTCAGGGGAATGTGGTTAACCATGTATTTAAACACTACCGCTCAAAGACtgtaaaagaaaaaaacaaattCACTATGCCTTCCCTTATGTACCCTACCCTTGACGCCCAATACCCGAACATAACCTCACAGCCTCGGCCCCTCATTTATTTGCCCTTCTCAAGAGCAGGAAAGTCGGCAAACGCCAACTCGTACGCAAACGCCAGCGTGAGCTTTGCGTGCTGAATCATGTGGTCGAATGACAAGTACTTAATCAGATCATCAGTAGTGTGGATGTGATTGTCCGAGTACTCAAATGCCGACTCGATAACAAAGGCAGACGGGTACCCAGCCTTGGAGGCAGAAGCGTGGTCCGAGCAAGCATAACCGCACTTGGTCTCAACAAATGGAATGTCACAGTACTATTATATTGTCAGTATTGACCAGTCAATATTTCaaaattatttaaaaaagaaaaaaaaaagtaaaaaaaaaaagtaaaataaaaaacatACCTCGGTGATAATCTTCTTGATAAATTCAGTAAGTTTGGGGTCAACAAAGTCGACAATAACGCCCACACTCTCAGGCAAGCCCGCTTGGATAGTCCTAGTGATGAAACCAGTCATGTCCTGCTGAAGCATGGCCTTGACATCGCGGCGCTCCTTTTCGTAAGCAGAAAAGATGGCCTGGCTGCCGAGCAGaccgccctcctcggcgcTGTACCAATGGAACTCGAGCGTGTTGGGGTGCTTGCCCTTGACGATGTCTTTGGACTGGAGGATGACCCGAAGGGCCTCAAGAATAGTCACGGTGCCgcttccatcatcatccgcccCGGGAGCCGCCAGGATactggggaggaagaggttgatggaaTCCTGGTGGGCACCGATAACAACTGTCTGGTTGGTCTTGCCAGGAATGGTGGCAATGATGCTGTTCTGGCCCCACGGGTGTTTGAAGTGCTTCGCCGTCACATACTTCTCAGCGCCGGCCTCCTTGATCGTCTCTTGAACTTTCCCAAGCAGCCACTCGCTCGATTGGCGGCCCCAATCTGACTTGTAGTATCGGGTGTGGAACGATGTGAACTTTTCCAAGTTCTCTTCGAggtgggatttggagaggttggtgaacaATGGTTTCACCGCGTCTTGGTATGTGGGCTTCTTTGGGAAGACAGCCTTTTTCTTGGGTGGTCcgacgagggtgttgatggtggcgcCGAGGTCAGGGTGATCGGTAATATCGAAAAAGTTAATACCTTTCTGTTGAGAGAAGTCATCATCAGTAACAGCTTGAGCGAATTGGGACAAAAGAATTGACTTACACGGCGCAGGGCCCATTTCTCGTCTTCTGTCACCCATCGTGTGTTGCCAGGGGAGATCTCGATGTGATAAGTTGCAGCGGCGGCCTCTTCATGGGTCATGGGCCGC from Podospora pseudoanserina strain CBS 124.78 chromosome 6, whole genome shotgun sequence carries:
- the AFG1 gene encoding ATPase (BUSCO:EOG09262OJ4; EggNog:ENOG503NV41; COG:S), giving the protein MRAPLVAGVPCKRALTTTSLSRPVVVRTGGATSRRTLSTNARTLRPANKPTELSCLRPGGRVAYPAVFSAGQRRRKASAVATAATTFEDGGVPVEEGISLKEHGEVKEVRNEKDVGPAEEYDRRVEEGLLRNDEHQRGIIQSLQHLHEELRHYTAPPVVRPTLESLKPQKSLFSWFGKDTKPTIGKIPGNLPRGLYLYGDVGCGKTMMMDLFYDTLPQSVKSKTRIHFHNFMQDVHKRLHKMKMQYGSDVDCVPFVAAEIAEQGNVLCFDEFQCTDVADAMILRRLLEALMSHGVVLVTTSNRHPDELYMNGIQRESFIPAIHLLKNRLHVINLDSTTDYRKIPRPPSGVYHTPLDAHAASHAEKWFRFLGDPESPEPHPEVQKVWGREIIVPRVSGRCAWFTFDELIGKPTSAADYIELMRSYDAFIVTEVPGMTYRQRDLARRFITFIDAVYESHAKLVLTTAAPLRELFVSKAEIRESLKAAGRSSEVLDDSSVEDVMSHMMDDLEHNAEQLSKSNLFTGDEEAFAFARALSRLTEMGSKMWVERGMGLESQGGKKERDDWAKTRSRQMEDSM
- the LAP1 gene encoding Leucine aminopeptidase 1 (COG:O; EggNog:ENOG503NVAW; MEROPS:MER0032443); the protein is MKASLLALLLPAVSARNVNLAGDTQRPMTHEEAAAATYHIEISPGNTRWVTEDEKWALRRKGINFFDITDHPDLGATINTLVGPPKKKAVFPKKPTYQDAVKPLFTNLSKSHLEENLEKFTSFHTRYYKSDWGRQSSEWLLGKVQETIKEAGAEKYVTAKHFKHPWGQNSIIATIPGKTNQTVVIGAHQDSINLFLPSILAAPGADDDGSGTVTILEALRVILQSKDIVKGKHPNTLEFHWYSAEEGGLLGSQAIFSAYEKERRDVKAMLQQDMTGFITRTIQAGLPESVGVIVDFVDPKLTEFIKKIITEYCDIPFVETKCGYACSDHASASKAGYPSAFVIESAFEYSDNHIHTTDDLIKYLSFDHMIQHAKLTLAFAYELAFADFPALEKGK
- a CDS encoding hypothetical protein (COG:S; EggNog:ENOG503P24P), whose protein sequence is MDDTASVYETAIMGGSSDYDEEEEPVVVPTPSNSFYTPLPSQPLPSELLSKVVPEESSQPEGEPREDLGLDNPSPMSLASPRDMIPRGNYTPNPAGTLTFIGLRAIEPLLQSYLLSPKSPLLKLLPKLGVAVINPGLLGQTPTGEILSWMGRLSRLKQAYWAGFIAREPMTPRMAVFVALLETAANAVNSLLYLLPKTSTALLKGVRVPLLGEAELPLPVLVGSLMFAVGLAVETISERQRSFFKEERIAVGGKQIRVNEGKICDRGLWSLSRHPNYGGYVLWRTGFGIAAGGWWAGLGMGLAHAGHFAGESVGLMDEYMSNRYGGAWTQHKQRVGWVLIPGIY